From Ananas comosus cultivar F153 linkage group 2, ASM154086v1, whole genome shotgun sequence:
CTCCGACCGGCATGTTGTTCTCTCCACTAGACAGAGGAAGAGGATGCGCTTATCCTCATTACGCCTCAGTTCTCTTCCAACCTACGTTCTTTAgagatacaaaaataaaagagacgaaaaaagaaacacgagataaaaaaaagcaatattattggtcagttttctaaaaattcgacCCCGAATCatgaaaaaaatctaaaaagacGGCTACTTGCAAtatcaaactaaaaatttatgcaACATGCGCTATAATTTAGCAGTTACAAAATATTGCGCTGTATGGAAATAAATCATTCTATCATTTGCCATATCTTATTCACTAGTCATCctttataataaataagaaataaactttCCGTTCTTTCAAGAAATCTCTCATATTTAATAGCAAAATAAACATATAGGAGTCGGAACGATCGCACCACGGACCAGACTTACCACCATCAGCTCAAATTACGGCTTTAGAATTACAATCTTAACCCCTAAATTTAAGAGTCTATATCTATGCGTTTTGAAATTATTCCGACTGATTCTCCGACGAGCCATAATTATCGAGATTCGAGCAGCTACGAGCCACTATACACCGCGGTCCGATTGAAATTTTGATCTCAGACTCATCCTACTCGTTTAATTCATATTAGATATTATacatttgataaaaaaataatctaatagttcaaagtatcAAAACGATTATATGAAAATACATCGGCTAGTATATATCAAGAAAAACATAACTTATATACGTTCAATATCTCAATCGTTCACTCTTAATATTTCTCTTCCGCTCACTTCATATTATTCTTTCTTAATTTATCACggcccaaaaataaaataaattatatagagtAAAAGTATGATGAGCTatcaaatctctctcttttaaaaaatagcataaAATATGTTAGCAGTAATGAAAGGGAGAGTAATGACTAATGAGTGCTTAGCCACAAAGCAATCACTTGTTGAGCTGTACTTAGCTCATAAGCAAAAGCAGTGTTGTGATAGAGGATTAATTTTAAGTAACAATTAATAGAACAGGTGGTTTGGAGGGAAAAGGTGAGGAGAGAATCTGATGTTTTGTTTGCATGTGAAAGGTGGTGGATTTGATACAGAGTTGTGAGTACATATCCCACTACCAAAGCCATATTATAATaaggagaatatatatatatatatatatatatatatatatatatatatatatatatagctgtactaaaataatattaatagtataatattattCACTCTGTAACCATGAAATACCTTAcattgagtggatggttgatataataataataattttaaaaaataacaaagtgaataatatataatattaatgatataatagctaaactctcttgctctctctacacacacacTAGTTGGCTTTTCCGCGTGCACGTCATATTGAGCCCATATATTAAACTCGCATGTCAGTCACAGTTACTCTACATGTCAGAACAGCAACATTCAACCATAAATCCATATATTGCGCAGGAGcataaaacaattttttttgaacATTATGATTTTTgtcataaaattattatataatatcaactataataataatatatattatttggcaTGGTACAACGAGCCTTAGGTATAAATCTCCCATGATATTGCTGTTAATATATTCTTCCTTCTCtggtttttttctttaatttttgagagatagatagtaaactatcatattattttatttaattttatttaaaaataaatttagttgaaaatataaattaaactagaattcaaacttacaatctcgaataccaagatcaaattttttatcatctacaccaaagacACACCGTCCTTTTCCGGTGTTAGAGTCTGGAGCTTATGCCCGTGCTGTAATATTCCAGTCCTTGTGTAACCCGACTGGATCTGCTCACCCTAACTCCACCAATCACTTTTGTTAAGCTCTCCACCTCCGCACCAAACCTCTCCATGGCTTCCGGGGGCAAGCAAACGGGAACCGTGACCCCTAATTCCTCCCCTCTCTCATTCCTACGCAGCAAGTGAAACGTCCCCAGCGTCGTCGAGGCGGGGCCACCGTAGACGGGCCTTCCCCACCCGATCACGTCGACGCGATCCAACCCCGCCTTCGTCAAATCCGTAACGAGGTAAGTCCGCTTCGTCGCGAACCTCGGCCGTCCCCGCAGCACCATCAGGTCCGCCGTCGACCGCAGGTACCCCTCCGCAGCCATCACTCCCTCCTTTGCTTTCCTCACCAGCTCCAGTGCGTAGTCATACGGCTTCCTGCGCAGCTCCCCCGCCGTCGACGACGCCACGCCGAACATCAACGCGTTCCCGTAGAAACCCCTCGGCAGCGGAGGGTCGCTGCCGCCTTTGCCGCGCGCGTTCACTACGAACTGGAGGCGGACGTCGTCCTGCGGTCGGTATCGGAGAGCGGCCGTGCGGCACCGCCACACGAACGCCGCGATGAGATCGAAACGGGAGCAGCAGTTGCGGAGATGCGGCGGGGCGGCGTTTTGTAAGGCGGCGATCTCCTCGGGGCCGAAGAAGAAAGCGCGGTGCACCAGCGCGTCGCGGGGAG
This genomic window contains:
- the LOC109705992 gene encoding benzyl alcohol O-benzoyltransferase-like, whose protein sequence is MSSSSLVFAAQRKAPVLVAPAKPTPRELKALSDIDDQPSLRFYRSGLFFYRHDPSKAGHDPARAVKEALARCLVFYYPIAGRLRDQGGPGGKLLVDCNGEGAVLVDAYADVSIDDFGPALIPPIPCADELLCFPDTSAADVVDRPLLYIQVTRLKCGGFVFGLQICHNIADAPGVSQFMTALGELARGAEAPAVLPVWERALLTARTPPRITYAHPEYEPLPGDDVISPRDALVHRAFFFGPEEIAALQNAAPPHLRNCCSRFDLIAAFVWRCRTAALRYRPQDDVRLQFVVNARGKGGSDPPLPRGFYGNALMFGVASSTAGELRRKPYDYALELVRKAKEGVMAAEGYLRSTADLMVLRGRPRFATKRTYLVTDLTKAGLDRVDVIGWGRPVYGGPASTTLGTFHLLRRNERGEELGVTVPVCLPPEAMERFGAEVESLTKVIGGVRVSRSSRVTQGLEYYSTGISSRL